The following are from one region of the Moritella sp. 24 genome:
- a CDS encoding bifunctional diaminohydroxyphosphoribosylaminopyrimidine deaminase/5-amino-6-(5-phosphoribosylamino)uracil reductase RibD produces the protein MDLLNDEKFMLRALELSKLALPNCRPNPPVGCVLVKNNRIVSEGFTQAPGLHHAEAQAIAQYDDSLEEVTAYVTLEPCSFVGRTPSCAHTLVGRRIERVVVATVDPDPRNSGKGLTVLTDAGITVDVGVCQREVAEFITPYLLK, from the coding sequence TTGGATTTATTAAATGATGAAAAGTTTATGCTTCGCGCATTAGAACTTTCTAAGTTAGCCTTGCCAAATTGCCGTCCTAACCCGCCAGTGGGTTGTGTCTTGGTGAAAAATAATCGGATTGTTAGCGAGGGCTTTACTCAGGCTCCCGGCTTACACCATGCTGAAGCACAAGCTATCGCACAGTATGATGATTCCCTTGAAGAAGTGACTGCTTATGTGACGTTAGAGCCATGCTCATTTGTTGGCCGTACTCCATCGTGTGCACATACGCTTGTTGGTCGACGTATAGAACGTGTGGTTGTCGCAACTGTCGACCCTGATCCACGTAATAGTGGCAAAGGATTAACAGTACTGACAGATGCTGGTATCACTGTAGATGTCGGTGTTTGCCAACGTGAAGTTGCTGAGTTTATCACGCCTTATTTATTGAAATAG
- the lpxL gene encoding LpxL/LpxP family Kdo(2)-lipid IV(A) lauroyl/palmitoleoyl acyltransferase, with translation MTQYSEPKFTFALLHPKYWSIWLAVGCLALTVNLLPYFILLRLGRGLGFIVTKIAKSRVRVVLRNLQLAFPDMADTERHNISEENIKNTGLAIIEMGIAWFWPDWRFKKHIKITNNEEILALDKAGRGALIVAVHALNLEITARAFTFFAPGYGVYRTHSNPAYNFIQHWGRTHHGNKMIDRKDVKGMLRVLKKGGRLWYLPDQDYGFEHAVFVPFFGVEEAATTSGTSVLVDASKCAVITASGFRKGNTYTLEIDHDISEQFPRRDPEGAARVMNAALEKVILRGLDQWMWLHRRYKTMPDNKNRGIRYK, from the coding sequence ATGACTCAATACTCAGAACCTAAGTTTACATTCGCCTTACTGCATCCAAAGTATTGGTCTATTTGGCTAGCGGTTGGGTGTCTTGCATTAACGGTGAACTTACTCCCTTATTTCATATTACTCCGTCTTGGTAGAGGGCTGGGTTTTATCGTCACGAAAATAGCAAAAAGTCGTGTACGAGTTGTCCTGCGTAACCTGCAATTAGCCTTTCCTGACATGGCAGATACTGAACGCCATAATATAAGTGAAGAAAATATAAAAAATACCGGTTTAGCCATTATTGAAATGGGGATTGCCTGGTTTTGGCCTGATTGGCGTTTTAAAAAACACATCAAAATTACGAATAACGAGGAAATATTAGCGCTCGATAAAGCAGGGCGTGGTGCCTTAATTGTCGCTGTCCATGCGCTTAATCTGGAAATTACGGCCCGTGCATTTACTTTTTTTGCACCTGGATATGGTGTTTATCGTACACACAGTAATCCTGCCTATAACTTTATTCAGCATTGGGGGCGAACACATCATGGTAATAAAATGATCGACCGGAAAGATGTTAAAGGCATGCTCAGAGTGTTGAAAAAAGGCGGACGGTTATGGTATCTCCCTGATCAGGATTACGGTTTTGAACATGCCGTATTTGTTCCCTTTTTCGGGGTTGAAGAGGCTGCAACTACTTCTGGTACAAGTGTTCTTGTTGATGCGAGTAAGTGTGCTGTGATTACCGCATCAGGTTTCCGTAAAGGTAATACCTATACGCTAGAAATTGATCATGATATTAGTGAGCAGTTCCCACGTCGTGACCCGGAAGGTGCCGCGCGCGTGATGAATGCAGCGTTAGAGAAAGTGATATTACGTGGTTTAGATCAGTGGATGTGGTTACATCGACGCTATAAAACGATGCCTGATAATAAAAACCGCGGTATCCGCTATAAATAA
- a CDS encoding M14 family metallocarboxypeptidase — translation MDREQAYQIGTSGQKWTSEDKAAWLAKQTIVRTYQQEVLDKLAPLRQYFDIEQYGALSYEPTRYPLFIVKTRNWDNSKPTVLVTGGVHGYETSGVQGAIRFIETQAQHYSSQFNIVVAPCVSPWGYETINRWNPNAVDPNRSFVENSPAEESAALMQCIAKLDVQITAHIDLHETTDTDNSEFRPALAARDAVVHDNWNIPDGFYLVGDTLNPNTEFQTHIINAVSGVTHIAPADDSGRIIGEKLAQFGVINYATKALGLCSGFSDCIYGTTTEVYPDSPLVDDENCIKAQVMAITSGLDYLLKQNN, via the coding sequence ATGGATCGTGAACAAGCTTATCAGATAGGTACTTCGGGACAGAAATGGACAAGTGAAGATAAAGCAGCGTGGTTAGCTAAACAAACAATTGTGCGCACTTATCAGCAGGAAGTACTCGATAAATTAGCACCATTACGTCAATATTTTGATATTGAGCAATATGGTGCGCTGTCTTATGAACCAACTCGTTATCCATTATTTATTGTTAAAACTCGCAATTGGGATAATAGTAAACCGACTGTGCTTGTTACTGGTGGTGTGCATGGTTATGAAACAAGTGGCGTTCAGGGCGCAATCCGTTTTATAGAAACACAAGCGCAGCATTACAGCTCACAGTTTAATATTGTTGTTGCACCTTGCGTAAGTCCTTGGGGTTATGAAACGATTAACCGCTGGAACCCAAACGCTGTTGATCCAAATCGTTCGTTCGTTGAAAATAGTCCTGCTGAAGAATCCGCGGCATTAATGCAGTGTATTGCGAAACTTGATGTTCAGATTACTGCACATATCGATTTACATGAAACAACGGATACAGATAACAGCGAGTTCCGACCTGCATTAGCGGCAAGAGATGCTGTTGTGCATGATAATTGGAACATTCCTGATGGTTTTTATTTAGTCGGAGATACGCTCAATCCGAACACTGAATTTCAAACACATATCATTAACGCTGTCAGTGGTGTTACTCATATTGCTCCTGCTGATGATAGTGGCCGTATTATTGGTGAAAAGCTGGCTCAGTTCGGTGTTATTAATTATGCAACAAAAGCACTTGGCTTATGTTCTGGGTTTAGTGATTGTATCTACGGTACAACGACTGAAGTATATCCAGATAGTCCTTTAGTGGATGATGAGAACTGCATAAAAGCACAAGTGATGGCGATTACGAGTGGGCTTGATTATTTACTAAAACAAAATAATTAG